The Brevibacillus brevis genome contains a region encoding:
- the mutS gene encoding DNA mismatch repair protein MutS, which produces MAQYTPMIQQYLAIKKDYPDTFLFFRLGDFYELFFDDAILASRELEITLTGRDGGGSERIPMCGVPHHAADGYIAELLKKGHKVAVCEQVEDPKEAKGVVRREVTRVITPGTMMEGKWLTDKENNYMAALAQVEGRTGVAACDMSTGEMYVTSLVGQAEAVLDEALQYRPKELVFFGLAVLPKTALPSTIVDAHQLDAFAVDSQYAEQAKGLDMSMRAAVNALLFYIGTTQKRSLAHMRLLKQYDAKQYLQMDGFSRRNLELTETIRDKTKKGSLLWLLDRTQTAMGGRLLRRWIERPLLSREQLEARLSAVEALKGDMLLRSDLRTCLDRVYDLERLAGRISYGNANARDLIQLRLSLEAVPELKQYMIQTNTPVLMELAQGMDECTDIVNYLAHALVDDPPISVREGGMIRTGYDEYLDKLHTASREGKTWIAQLEQGEREATGIRSLKVGFNKVFGYYIEISKSNIANVPAGRYERKQTLANAERYITPELKEREALILEAEEKMIELEYQLFVAVRSEVAKHIPRLQNLAERVASVDVLQSFATVSDERGFIRPELVESGEYVITEGRHPVVEAVLEREKYVANDVEMDQTNRQVLLITGPNMAGKSTYMRQIALITVMAQIGCFVPAKQAKLAIVDQIFTRIGAADDLVGGHSTFMVEMLETRHALQKATAKSLILLDEIGRGTSTYDGMALAQAVIEYICQKIGAKTLFSTHYHELTGLAETLSGVVNVNARCEEREGKLLFLHKIEEGRADKSYGIHVAELAEMPTWVIERARSILTGLEANGNAGNGNAASDVQMSLESLWTAPVAAVHEEPMQFASAEEEAIMAELRELDLNSTTPMDAMMKLYAWKQQLKKR; this is translated from the coding sequence ATGGCTCAATACACCCCAATGATTCAACAGTATCTGGCTATCAAAAAAGATTATCCGGATACTTTCTTATTTTTTCGCTTAGGCGATTTTTACGAACTGTTTTTTGATGACGCCATTCTTGCGTCCCGTGAGCTGGAAATTACACTGACGGGACGTGATGGTGGTGGTTCTGAGCGCATACCAATGTGTGGAGTTCCACACCATGCGGCAGATGGCTATATTGCAGAGCTACTGAAAAAAGGACATAAAGTAGCCGTTTGCGAGCAAGTCGAAGATCCAAAGGAAGCCAAAGGGGTCGTTCGCCGGGAAGTTACTCGCGTCATTACTCCGGGTACGATGATGGAAGGCAAATGGCTGACGGATAAGGAAAACAATTACATGGCAGCGTTGGCCCAGGTAGAAGGGCGTACAGGTGTTGCTGCGTGTGATATGAGTACAGGCGAGATGTACGTTACCTCTTTGGTGGGACAGGCAGAGGCTGTTCTGGATGAAGCCTTGCAATATCGCCCTAAGGAGCTCGTCTTTTTTGGCCTCGCTGTTTTGCCGAAGACAGCACTGCCATCTACTATCGTGGATGCACACCAGCTGGACGCATTTGCGGTGGATAGTCAATATGCGGAGCAGGCAAAAGGGTTGGATATGTCCATGCGAGCGGCAGTCAATGCTCTTTTGTTCTACATAGGGACGACGCAAAAACGCAGTCTTGCCCATATGCGCCTGTTAAAGCAGTACGATGCAAAGCAGTATCTGCAAATGGACGGCTTTTCCAGACGCAATCTGGAATTGACAGAGACCATTCGCGATAAGACGAAAAAAGGCTCTCTGCTGTGGCTGTTGGATCGGACACAAACCGCAATGGGTGGTCGTCTTTTGCGCAGATGGATTGAGCGTCCATTGCTCAGTCGCGAGCAGTTGGAGGCACGCCTGAGCGCTGTGGAAGCCTTGAAGGGTGACATGCTGCTTCGCTCCGATTTGCGGACTTGCTTGGATCGTGTCTATGATTTGGAGCGTCTGGCGGGGCGCATTTCCTACGGGAATGCGAACGCTCGAGATCTCATTCAGCTGCGGTTGTCTTTGGAAGCTGTTCCAGAGCTGAAGCAGTATATGATCCAAACGAATACTCCGGTATTAATGGAACTGGCGCAAGGGATGGATGAATGTACGGATATCGTCAACTATTTGGCTCATGCGCTTGTGGATGATCCCCCGATATCGGTTCGTGAAGGCGGAATGATTCGGACGGGATATGATGAGTACCTGGACAAGCTCCATACGGCAAGTCGTGAAGGGAAGACGTGGATTGCCCAACTAGAACAGGGAGAACGGGAAGCGACAGGGATTCGTTCACTCAAAGTCGGCTTCAATAAGGTGTTCGGCTATTACATCGAAATATCGAAATCCAACATCGCCAACGTTCCGGCGGGTCGGTATGAGCGCAAGCAAACTTTGGCCAATGCAGAGCGGTACATCACGCCAGAGTTGAAGGAACGCGAAGCGCTCATTCTGGAAGCGGAAGAAAAGATGATTGAGCTGGAATACCAACTGTTCGTCGCTGTAAGAAGTGAAGTCGCGAAGCATATACCAAGACTGCAGAACCTCGCAGAGCGCGTCGCATCTGTGGACGTTCTCCAGTCGTTTGCTACGGTAAGTGACGAGCGTGGATTTATACGTCCTGAGCTTGTGGAAAGTGGCGAATACGTCATTACAGAAGGGCGGCATCCAGTAGTAGAAGCCGTTCTAGAACGCGAAAAATACGTGGCAAATGACGTGGAGATGGATCAGACCAATCGTCAAGTTTTGCTCATTACAGGTCCGAATATGGCAGGTAAGAGTACGTATATGAGACAGATCGCCTTGATTACAGTGATGGCACAGATCGGTTGTTTTGTTCCGGCTAAACAGGCCAAGCTGGCGATTGTCGATCAGATTTTTACGCGAATTGGGGCTGCCGACGACTTGGTAGGCGGGCACAGTACGTTTATGGTAGAAATGCTGGAGACCAGACACGCCCTGCAAAAAGCGACAGCGAAGAGCTTGATTCTGCTCGATGAAATTGGTCGCGGGACTTCGACGTACGATGGAATGGCGCTTGCACAAGCAGTCATTGAGTACATTTGCCAAAAAATCGGTGCCAAAACACTCTTCTCGACGCACTACCACGAGTTGACCGGGTTAGCAGAGACGTTGAGTGGTGTCGTGAATGTCAACGCTCGATGCGAAGAACGGGAAGGAAAGCTCTTGTTCCTTCACAAAATTGAAGAAGGACGAGCAGACAAAAGTTATGGAATCCATGTGGCAGAGCTGGCTGAAATGCCGACCTGGGTCATTGAGCGGGCACGCAGTATTTTGACCGGGCTTGAAGCGAATGGAAATGCAGGGAATGGAAATGCAGCGAGTGACGTGCAAATGTCGCTCGAATCGCTATGGACGGCACCAGTTGCCGCGGTGCATGAAGAACCGATGCAGTTTGCTTCAGCGGAGGAAGAGGCGATTATGGCTGAACTGCGCGAGCTGGATTTGAATTCAACGACGCCAATGGACGCCATGATGAAGCTGTATGCATGGAAACAGCAATTGAAAAAGCGATAG
- the mutL gene encoding DNA mismatch repair endonuclease MutL yields the protein MGSIQVLDEHLANMIAAGEVVERPASVVKELVENAIDASATTIEIHVEEGGLEMIRIVDNGKGMDREDCQLAFERHATSKISNARDLFRIRTLGFRGEALPSIAAVSRMELTSSTSSSEVGTHLLIEGGQLGTISDKAAVKGTEVCVRSLFFNTPARLKYMKSIATEVGHISDYVNRLALTHPSISFLLTHNGKTLLQTSGDGKLLHVMAAIYGVQVAKLLLPIAGETLDYRWSGFLSKTEVTRANRSYLSTLVNGRYVRSYSINNAIMRGYHTLLPIGRYPIVALQIEMDPSLVDVNVHPAKLEARFSKEDELCSAIEQSVKETLRQGLGIVRPMVTQPKAKVVTQVIQPQFDLQINKPDTPQTPLLAASPRLQEWMAKQETTSKQVDVVTAAPIAPSIESGTVKESAANYEKLESAKAEAFPNEMVQATLLDQADTRESFQPYETKLPSQLDIARTPSPAHLLNEISSEDTTTVADIEQSPPLMEATNENETDSPVPVMYPVGQVHGTYIVAQNDEGMYLIDQHAAQERIFYEYFMDKLAEEDISSQIMLFPHTVEYTAAEASKLEKRLSLLQSFGLEIEAFGGRTFIVRAHPHWFPEGAELEVIEELIQFVLETGENAHANVVLMREKAAIMMSCKASIKANRFLTHAEMESLLNQLRNTSSPYTCPHGRPIVIHFTGYDLEKMFKRVM from the coding sequence ATGGGAAGCATTCAAGTGTTAGATGAGCATCTCGCCAATATGATTGCTGCAGGGGAAGTAGTGGAAAGACCGGCTTCGGTTGTCAAAGAGCTGGTCGAAAATGCAATTGATGCCAGTGCAACGACAATCGAGATCCACGTAGAAGAAGGCGGTCTGGAGATGATTCGGATCGTTGACAATGGAAAAGGGATGGATCGGGAAGATTGTCAGTTGGCTTTTGAGCGCCATGCCACGAGTAAAATCAGCAACGCTCGTGATTTGTTCCGCATTCGCACACTGGGCTTTCGTGGCGAGGCACTGCCGAGTATTGCGGCAGTCTCGCGTATGGAGCTGACGAGCAGTACGTCCAGTAGTGAGGTAGGCACGCATCTTTTGATTGAAGGTGGGCAGCTTGGCACTATTTCCGATAAAGCCGCTGTAAAAGGGACGGAAGTATGTGTACGCAGCTTGTTTTTCAACACACCTGCTCGCTTGAAATACATGAAGTCGATCGCCACGGAAGTCGGGCATATTTCCGATTATGTGAATCGGCTTGCACTGACGCATCCGTCGATCTCCTTTCTGCTGACTCATAATGGCAAGACACTCTTGCAAACGTCTGGCGACGGAAAGCTGCTGCACGTTATGGCGGCTATCTACGGTGTGCAAGTAGCGAAGCTGTTGCTTCCAATTGCAGGGGAGACCCTCGACTATAGGTGGTCTGGTTTTCTTTCGAAGACGGAAGTGACGAGGGCGAATCGCTCTTACCTTTCAACACTGGTAAACGGTCGGTACGTGCGCAGTTATTCGATTAACAATGCGATTATGCGCGGTTATCATACATTGTTACCCATCGGCCGTTATCCGATTGTGGCTTTACAGATCGAAATGGATCCGTCACTGGTTGATGTGAATGTACATCCTGCCAAACTAGAAGCGAGATTTAGCAAAGAAGATGAATTGTGCAGTGCAATAGAACAGTCGGTAAAAGAGACATTGCGACAAGGCTTAGGAATTGTCAGACCCATGGTTACGCAACCAAAAGCTAAGGTCGTCACCCAGGTCATTCAACCGCAGTTTGACCTGCAAATCAATAAGCCTGATACTCCGCAAACGCCACTATTAGCAGCGAGTCCCCGGCTCCAGGAATGGATGGCCAAGCAGGAAACGACCAGTAAGCAAGTGGATGTTGTGACGGCGGCGCCTATCGCACCATCCATTGAGAGCGGCACGGTGAAGGAGTCGGCAGCCAACTATGAAAAGCTGGAGTCTGCAAAAGCAGAGGCTTTCCCGAATGAAATGGTGCAGGCGACTCTGTTGGATCAAGCGGACACGAGGGAATCTTTCCAACCTTACGAGACGAAGCTTCCGTCACAGCTGGACATTGCCCGGACACCATCTCCTGCGCATCTATTGAATGAGATCAGCAGCGAGGATACCACAACCGTAGCTGATATCGAGCAATCACCTCCACTCATGGAAGCTACCAATGAAAATGAAACGGATTCGCCTGTTCCCGTTATGTACCCAGTTGGTCAAGTCCATGGCACCTACATCGTCGCGCAAAATGACGAAGGCATGTATTTAATTGATCAACATGCCGCCCAGGAGCGGATTTTTTACGAGTATTTCATGGACAAGCTTGCAGAAGAGGACATTTCCAGCCAGATCATGCTGTTTCCTCATACGGTGGAATATACGGCTGCAGAGGCAAGCAAACTGGAGAAGCGACTGTCGCTTTTGCAATCGTTTGGTTTGGAGATCGAGGCGTTCGGTGGACGGACCTTTATCGTTCGCGCTCACCCGCATTGGTTTCCAGAAGGGGCGGAGCTGGAGGTCATTGAGGAGCTCATTCAGTTTGTACTGGAAACGGGAGAAAACGCCCATGCCAATGTCGTTCTGATGCGCGAAAAAGCTGCCATCATGATGTCCTGCAAAGCATCGATTAAAGCGAACCGCTTCCTGACGCATGCAGAGATGGAAAGCTTGCTGAACCAGCTGCGTAATACGAGCAGTCCATATACGTGTCCACACGGCAGGCCGATTGTGATTCATTTTACTGGTTATGATTTAGAAAAAATGTTTAAGCGTGTGATGTAA
- a CDS encoding globin-coupled sensor protein → MIALDNEWNSLRVFYGLTKEDLDLLYSHKEFFTTHSKEIVDCFYEELETHSNLDQLIRTNVTMDQLKNMQIWYIETLSSHVIDEEYVNSRKRIGTTHARIGLSASWFLGGYSLYLRLFSERIQSLENSTAFYQALIKRVFFDSAIILEQYIGDTMRENVSYRHSMEQMATELTATTQEALRISSVFTDSATKLYEYNGEIAHSMNVLKEQNEEIEKLSGFVADVSTQTNLLGLNAAIEAARAGEHGRGFTVVANEVRKLADKSNASSKDIYQSLQNINNQLLKIDQQVSLSTVSAEQLDTTSEQLFSIIHKLDGISRRLQNKH, encoded by the coding sequence ATGATTGCACTGGATAATGAATGGAATTCACTTAGGGTGTTCTACGGCCTAACAAAAGAAGACTTAGACCTCTTGTATTCACACAAAGAATTCTTCACCACTCATTCAAAAGAAATCGTAGATTGTTTTTATGAAGAATTGGAAACACATTCTAACTTGGATCAATTGATTCGTACAAATGTAACAATGGACCAATTAAAGAACATGCAGATTTGGTATATCGAAACACTTTCTTCTCATGTTATTGATGAAGAATATGTAAACAGCCGAAAACGAATCGGAACAACCCATGCGAGAATTGGATTGTCAGCTTCTTGGTTTTTGGGGGGATACTCACTATATTTACGTCTTTTTTCAGAAAGAATTCAATCGCTAGAAAACTCAACTGCATTTTATCAGGCTCTTATCAAAAGAGTTTTTTTTGATTCTGCAATTATTCTTGAACAGTATATCGGTGACACGATGCGTGAAAATGTAAGCTACCGCCACAGTATGGAGCAAATGGCAACCGAATTGACAGCTACAACCCAGGAAGCGCTTAGAATCTCTTCCGTCTTCACCGACTCCGCAACCAAACTATACGAATACAATGGTGAAATCGCTCATTCCATGAATGTGTTAAAGGAGCAGAATGAGGAGATTGAGAAACTCAGCGGCTTCGTAGCAGATGTTTCTACACAAACAAATCTTCTAGGCCTTAATGCAGCGATTGAAGCTGCTAGAGCTGGGGAGCACGGACGTGGCTTTACCGTTGTTGCTAATGAAGTACGTAAATTAGCCGATAAATCAAATGCCTCATCTAAAGACATTTATCAATCTCTACAGAACATTAACAATCAATTACTTAAAATCGATCAACAGGTCTCATTATCAACTGTTTCCGCTGAACAATTAGATACTACTTCCGAGCAATTATTTTCTATCATCCATAAACTAGATGGAATTTCTCGTCGTCTTCAGAATAAACACTAA
- a CDS encoding alpha-amylase family protein: protein MSSSRQTGMFIYPWDIAESGIEAVMQTLQTARCNTAVVNSSYHQGRFFHPRSKTFRRLPFSGVSFTPEWSKYNRLRPTVHEQIAQAGILAKMKEACKQTGMGFHTWWVGLHNSTLGLAHPDLCVQNIWGDTYTYALCPSQPEVQHYAKALFTDTLEQVKPERILIEATAFLPMKHGEHHEVCLLPLGESLQWLLSLCFCGACTERAESKRIDVGAVRQLVSRLVNQMVEADSISQVSAEAREIAFLLLEYPELYHYQQSRLEMVDQLWRSLKEIAQSMGTALDGFPSSTPFFVNQSYWEGVSLRKAVATLDRLVPLAYGDSVGDVAYAFHAIKLVAPEAALGAAFSLHHSQIQSAVELAARVKTAVDAGAQSITYYNLGLLNNRRLDWIKQANLAVEEWR, encoded by the coding sequence ATGAGTTCATCACGCCAAACGGGGATGTTTATTTATCCGTGGGATATAGCCGAGAGTGGTATCGAAGCTGTGATGCAAACCTTGCAAACAGCCAGATGTAACACAGCGGTGGTCAATAGCAGCTACCATCAGGGGAGATTTTTTCACCCGCGAAGCAAAACGTTTCGCAGGCTGCCGTTTTCAGGAGTATCGTTTACGCCTGAATGGTCGAAGTACAACCGTTTGCGACCGACCGTACACGAGCAAATCGCACAAGCAGGCATTCTTGCCAAAATGAAAGAAGCTTGTAAACAGACAGGGATGGGGTTTCATACTTGGTGGGTTGGCCTTCACAATTCTACGCTTGGTTTGGCTCATCCAGATCTTTGTGTTCAAAACATTTGGGGGGATACATACACATACGCATTATGTCCATCGCAGCCTGAGGTTCAGCACTACGCCAAGGCGCTTTTTACCGATACGCTGGAGCAGGTGAAGCCAGAGCGGATTTTGATCGAAGCGACCGCCTTTTTGCCGATGAAGCATGGCGAGCATCATGAAGTATGCCTCTTACCGTTAGGAGAATCACTGCAATGGTTACTCTCGCTCTGTTTTTGCGGGGCATGTACGGAGCGTGCCGAATCGAAGCGAATCGATGTTGGCGCAGTCCGACAGCTTGTATCAAGGCTGGTCAATCAGATGGTGGAAGCCGATTCTATTTCGCAAGTATCCGCAGAAGCGAGAGAGATTGCCTTTTTACTGCTGGAATACCCGGAATTGTATCACTATCAGCAATCCCGTCTGGAGATGGTAGATCAGTTATGGAGGAGCTTGAAGGAGATCGCGCAGAGTATGGGGACTGCGTTGGATGGCTTTCCGTCCTCGACACCGTTTTTTGTGAATCAGTCTTATTGGGAAGGGGTTTCGTTGCGAAAAGCAGTGGCTACATTGGATCGTCTTGTTCCGCTCGCCTATGGAGACAGTGTCGGTGATGTGGCGTATGCGTTCCATGCAATCAAGCTTGTTGCCCCAGAAGCTGCGCTGGGGGCAGCTTTCTCCCTGCATCATAGCCAAATCCAGTCAGCAGTCGAGTTGGCAGCGAGGGTGAAAACCGCGGTGGACGCAGGTGCTCAATCGATTACCTATTACAATCTCGGACTGTTAAATAACCGCAGGCTGGACTGGATCAAACAGGCGAACCTTGCAGTTGAGGAGTGGAGATAG